A part of Anolis sagrei isolate rAnoSag1 chromosome 3, rAnoSag1.mat, whole genome shotgun sequence genomic DNA contains:
- the LOC137096558 gene encoding uncharacterized protein, translating into MTSPALGLPDVEKPFVLFVSEKDGVAMGVLTQKLGSWQRPVAYLSKQLDTVAQGLPPCLRAVAATVDLIKEASKLTVGQPLTVRVPHHVKALLDTKGPRWLTNERLTKYEGVLCNNPMVTLETCASLNPATLLPVPGDETTHQCTQVMEQVYSSRPDLKDVPLSKVDLTLYTDGSSFIESGERRAGYAVVQEGGEVLEAEPLPPGTSAQKAELVALTRALQLAKGKRVNVYTDSKYAFTTLHAHGALYKERGLLTSAGKGVKYAGEIVALLEAAWDPDRVAVMHCKGHQRGEDAVTRGNRQADLAAKEAARQGTVQGRVAVCRTDTSPLERFQYTKEEEEWALTEGGQWEDSVIVMPDHRVYVPKNMAWHIVQQAHHTTHLGKGALAKLLERQLYINGLHSLSRAAAMRCWTCAKNNPREGPLQPPGIQHTGGTPFEALVVDFTEMSSHRGLRYLLVFVDTYTGWVEAYPTRTEKTVEVSRALLRDIIPRFGIPLQIGSDNGPAFVHKTIQGLAVLNQYRNTDRPNYMTEIMKVAMIDTA; encoded by the coding sequence ATGACTTCGCCGGCCCTCGGACTGCCAGATGTGGAAAAACCCTTTGTCCTATTCGTCTCTGAAAAGGATGGAGTGGCTATGGGTGTCCTTACACAGAAATTAGGATCTTGGCAGCGGCCGGTAGCATATTTGTCTAAGCAGTTAGATACAGTGGCCCAAGGGTTGCCCCCTTGCCTAAGGGCAGTGGCGGCAACCGTCGACTTGATCAAGGAAGCTAGTAAACTGACCGTAGGACAGCCGCTGACCGTAAGGGTACCACACCATGTTAAGGCATTACTAGATACAAAGGGACCTCGATGGCTCACGAATGAGAGATTGACTAAGTATGAGGGGGTCCTGTGTAATAATCCAATGGTGACCCTTGAAACCTGTGCCTCCCTAAACCCGGCCACCCTGTTACCTGTCCCAGGGGATGAAACAACTCACCAGTGCACTCAagtgatggaacaggtatattccagccgGCCAGACTTAAAGGATGTGCCGTTGTCTAAAGTAGACTTGACCCTATACACTGATGGTAGCAGCTTCATTGAGAGTGGTGAGAGGCGAGCAGGATATGCTGTTgtccaggagggaggggaggtcctGGAAGCAGAGCCTCTACCTCCGGGGACCTCAGCTCAAAAAGCGGAGCTTGTGGCCTTGACCCGAGCTCTACAGTTGGCGAAAGGAAAGCGGGTCAATGTCTACACAGATTCCAAGTATGCATTCACCACACTGCATGCCCACGGGGCattgtacaaggagcggggactcctaacgtcggctggaaagggcgtaAAGTATGCGGGTGAGATTGTAGCTCTCCTGGAGGCGGCCTGGGATCCGGATCGGGTAGCGGTGATGCACTGTAAGGGCCACCAAAgaggggaagatgcggtcacaaGAGGAAATCGCCAGGCGGATTTGGCCGCAAAGGAAGCCGCTCGGCAGGGTACTGTACAAGGAAGGGTGGCAGTATGTAGAACCGATACTTCCCCTTTAGAAAGATTTCAAtacacaaaggaggaggaggagtgggctcTCACAGAAGGAGGACAATGGGAAGATTCAGTGATCGTGATGCCAGATCACCGTGTCTATGTTCCTAAAAACATGGCATGGCACATAGTACAACAGGCACATCATACCACACACTTAGGAAAAGGTGCCCTAGCGAAACTCCTCGAGAGACAGCTATACATCAACGGGCTACACAGTCTGTCCAGGGCAGCCGCCATGAGATGTTGGACATGTGCCAAAAACAATCCAAGAGAAGGACCCCTGCAACCTCCTGGGATCCAGCATACTGGGGGAACCCCTTTCGAGGCACTGGTTGTTGACTTTACGGAGATGTCCTCTCATCGGGGGCTCCGATACCTGCTGGTGTTTGTAGATACTTATACCGGGTGGGTAGAGGCCTACCCCACCCGAACTGAAAAGACTGTCGAGGTGTCCAGGGCCCTCCTAAGAGACATTATTCCTCGATTTGGAATACCCCTGCAGATTGGCTCAGATAATGGCCCAGCTTTTGTCCATAAAACCATACAGGGATTGGCCGTCCT
- the CREG1 gene encoding protein CREG1 isoform X1 — translation MWARALLLWGAAVAVGLSAGIPPHEEAARVARFVAHSCDWAALATLSAQEPPMRGQPFANVFSVSDGPKGSQGSGVPYMYLTALEVSVRDLQVNANASLTMSLAQTSYCKRKGYDPQSPLCAHVIFSGLVEKVPNGTEADFAKTALFSRHPEMASWPRDHDWFFAKLNITNVWVLDYFGGIKTVTPEEYFNAVP, via the exons ATGTGGGCGCGGGCGCTGTTGCTGTGGGGAGCGGCCGTGGCCGTGGGGCTGTCTGCGGGGATCCCTCCGCACGAGGAGGCGGCGCGGGTGGCGCGCTTCGTGGCCCACTCGTGCGACTGGGCAGCGCTGGCGACGCTCTCGGCGCAGGAGCCCCCAATGCGGGGCCAGCCCTTCGCCAACGTCTTCTCGGTCAGCGACGGGCCCAAGGGGTCCCAGGGAAGCGGGGTGCCCTACATGTACCTCACGGCGCTGGAGGTCTCCGTGCGGGACTTGCAG GTGAATGCAAATGCCTCCCTAACCATGTCCTTAGCGCAGACCTCTTACTGCAAGAGAAAAGGTTATGATCCTCAGAGTCCCTTATGTGCCCATGTGATCTTTTCTGGGTTGGTTGAAAAG GTTCCAAATGGCACAGAAGCAGACTTTGCCAAGACAGCGTTGTTCAGCCGACATCCTGAAATGGCTTCTTGGCCACGAGATCATGACTGGTTCTTTGCAAAACTGAATATCACCAACGTTTGGGTCCTGGACTACTTTGGTGGAATCAAGACTGTGACCCCAGAAGAATATTTTAACGCTGTGCCCTA G
- the CREG1 gene encoding protein CREG1 isoform X2, whose product MWARALLLWGAAVAVGLSAGIPPHEEAARVARFVAHSCDWAALATLSAQEPPMRGQPFANVFSVSDGPKGSQGSGVPYMYLTALEVSVRDLQVNANASLTMSLAQTSYCKRKGYDPQSPLCAHVIFSGLVEKVPNGTEADFAKTALFSRHPEMASWPRDHDWFFAKLNITNVWVLDYFGGIKTVTPEEYFNAVP is encoded by the exons ATGTGGGCGCGGGCGCTGTTGCTGTGGGGAGCGGCCGTGGCCGTGGGGCTGTCTGCGGGGATCCCTCCGCACGAGGAGGCGGCGCGGGTGGCGCGCTTCGTGGCCCACTCGTGCGACTGGGCAGCGCTGGCGACGCTCTCGGCGCAGGAGCCCCCAATGCGGGGCCAGCCCTTCGCCAACGTCTTCTCGGTCAGCGACGGGCCCAAGGGGTCCCAGGGAAGCGGGGTGCCCTACATGTACCTCACGGCGCTGGAGGTCTCCGTGCGGGACTTGCAG GTGAATGCAAATGCCTCCCTAACCATGTCCTTAGCGCAGACCTCTTACTGCAAGAGAAAAGGTTATGATCCTCAGAGTCCCTTATGTGCCCATGTGATCTTTTCTGGGTTGGTTGAAAAG GTTCCAAATGGCACAGAAGCAGACTTTGCCAAGACAGCGTTGTTCAGCCGACATCCTGAAATGGCTTCTTGGCCACGAGATCATGACTGGTTCTTTGCAAAACTGAATATCACCAACGTTTGGGTCCTGGACTACTTTGGTGGAATCAAGACTGTGACCCCAGAAGAATATTTTAACGCTGTGCCCTAG